The Stratiformator vulcanicus genome has a segment encoding these proteins:
- the hflC gene encoding protease modulator HflC: MAKQSDKKRATLAGTLSRWLIATTLVALLVGYACYLQVPEGRAAVVTRFGQPVRELVEPGPYFKLPWPVEDARLIDMRKRVFNTPYTATLTRDRRNVVLLTYVVWRVAEPELFLQSVGDEKAAAAKLDGMVTAAKNTLMGRYDLSALVSTDPSNIKTSEIEAGIESDVQSVAAEKFGIAVEQVGFKRIAYEDANVTAVLAQMRAEREAEAKQLRAFGDKEARRIRDDAAVTSEEILRDGRLTAGKIRGEAERKAAEIYAKAHQTDPDFYRYWRSLEALKRTLSRDATVVLRTDQGFFDLLTDPPEAPRPVPTPSGGRTLANERDGRLNGGGDE, translated from the coding sequence ATGGCAAAGCAATCTGACAAAAAGCGGGCGACGCTGGCGGGTACGCTTTCGCGTTGGCTGATTGCGACGACGCTGGTCGCGCTCCTGGTGGGCTACGCCTGTTACCTTCAGGTACCCGAAGGCCGGGCCGCCGTCGTGACACGCTTTGGTCAGCCGGTGCGCGAACTCGTTGAACCGGGGCCTTATTTCAAACTGCCTTGGCCGGTGGAAGATGCCCGGCTGATCGACATGCGAAAGCGTGTGTTTAATACCCCGTATACCGCAACCTTAACGCGCGACCGCCGCAATGTTGTGCTGCTGACCTATGTCGTTTGGCGTGTTGCCGAACCCGAGCTATTTCTGCAATCGGTGGGTGATGAGAAGGCCGCAGCGGCCAAACTCGACGGCATGGTCACCGCCGCAAAAAACACCTTAATGGGTCGCTATGATCTCTCAGCCCTTGTATCGACCGATCCGAGCAACATTAAGACGTCGGAAATTGAGGCGGGGATCGAGTCAGACGTCCAATCGGTCGCGGCTGAGAAATTCGGCATCGCCGTCGAACAGGTCGGTTTTAAGCGAATCGCCTATGAAGACGCCAACGTCACGGCGGTGCTGGCGCAAATGCGGGCCGAGCGAGAGGCCGAGGCCAAACAGCTTCGCGCGTTCGGTGATAAAGAAGCTCGGCGGATCCGTGATGACGCGGCGGTGACGAGTGAGGAAATCCTTCGCGATGGTCGTCTCACTGCGGGCAAGATTCGCGGCGAAGCCGAGCGCAAAGCGGCCGAAATTTATGCCAAAGCACATCAAACCGATCCCGACTTCTATCGCTATTGGCGCTCGCTCGAAGCACTGAAGCGGACGCTCAGCCGCGACGCAACCGTGGTCCTGCGAACCGATCAAGGCTTCTTCGATCTGCTGACCGATCCGCCCGAGGCACCGCGTCCGGTACCGACACCTTCCGGCGGACGCACGCTTGCGAACGAGCGCGACGGCCGCCTTAACGGAGGCGGCGATGAGTGA
- a CDS encoding transglutaminase-like domain-containing protein: MHKNTEKQRERSLIESTSVPTTIGLSLLACGILTVASGEDHHQWWTYGELALQTAITIAAAIWVGRKASKWERPPAVAPILLLLAILTIACEPIHRLCGAGRPGEIVVMDALKHVVLGLAAVSHWLVFRRMAAFLSLFLMMFAVSLTVDPRIQIMAGIFSAIAIFWAAVTYWEGLQEQIVAKTESRMPRWWLGGLGAFVVLLLATVSVGGDRALNSLKGFFPSSGGDGWYDPAARDGVRDGDAVVAGTKDIKSFAPIEDAPFMIDDRPTLYDVFDDSYQEPYPNKKQDRAIGLTQDFEMNRCQERLAALKKAGKEFSTFRKPQSQKENDRLSDRDGGALFYVVGRTPLHLRMCAHDLFDGEVWVHEEGNAGHFSIEVVDGKPWAVPPLPPPNLAVFGGVEGHTLKIIDLDSAVIPAPGNLRGVHIDQVNRGDFFEIVHADIPAMDREVLPPLTTINIVSELIDSSKVVGQWNRSTSAGPSYQQWPDHPDWDRIKKLAGECAGDAAFGVEQVKAVTDFFKANYRFERGVGTDKNFADPVHDHNDHSHAGHEHAHHDHDHQGHQHTDEPLPVSCFLFETKVGDDYHFATATALMLRSLGYSTRLVQGFYADPADYDPKARNTPIRTDDVHTWVEVYLGTGIWMTVEPTPGYEILGPPPTLFDHAKEAAVTAAIFVGSHPWPFASGLIVLILLWVYRLDLVDAADSAAFRLRFRHNDRQRLLAAANLLERRAVRAGLTRPPGMTLRMWLRSIFEAETREQADRLTAFLIARDRAAFGSINDARLPLGELNSLLGEMSLSQLRRTRRHRSRNATEKMDVNNLMELSGGLRPA; encoded by the coding sequence ATGCATAAAAATACGGAAAAGCAGCGCGAGCGGTCCCTGATCGAGTCGACGTCGGTCCCCACGACGATCGGCCTTTCATTGTTGGCCTGCGGGATCCTGACGGTGGCTTCAGGCGAAGATCACCATCAATGGTGGACCTACGGTGAACTCGCTTTGCAGACGGCGATCACGATTGCCGCCGCGATTTGGGTCGGACGTAAGGCGTCCAAGTGGGAACGACCACCGGCGGTGGCTCCGATCCTGCTTCTGCTTGCGATCCTGACGATCGCCTGTGAGCCGATTCACCGGCTGTGCGGCGCAGGCCGCCCGGGTGAGATCGTGGTGATGGACGCCCTCAAGCACGTCGTGCTCGGCTTGGCCGCGGTGAGTCACTGGCTGGTGTTTCGTCGGATGGCGGCGTTTCTGAGTCTATTCTTAATGATGTTCGCGGTCTCCCTGACGGTCGACCCCCGCATTCAAATCATGGCGGGCATTTTCAGCGCGATCGCGATCTTCTGGGCGGCCGTGACCTATTGGGAAGGTCTGCAGGAACAGATCGTGGCGAAAACAGAGAGCCGGATGCCTCGCTGGTGGCTGGGCGGATTGGGAGCCTTCGTCGTGTTGCTGCTGGCGACGGTCTCCGTCGGCGGCGACCGTGCCTTGAACAGCCTGAAGGGCTTCTTTCCGAGCTCCGGCGGCGACGGATGGTACGACCCGGCCGCGCGAGACGGCGTTCGGGATGGTGACGCGGTCGTTGCGGGGACGAAGGACATTAAGAGTTTCGCGCCGATCGAAGACGCGCCGTTCATGATCGACGATCGGCCGACGCTTTATGACGTGTTCGATGATTCTTACCAAGAGCCCTATCCGAATAAGAAACAGGATCGGGCCATCGGTCTGACCCAAGATTTCGAGATGAATCGGTGTCAGGAACGTCTGGCGGCATTAAAGAAGGCGGGCAAAGAGTTTTCGACATTCCGTAAGCCGCAAAGTCAGAAGGAGAACGATCGACTCTCTGATCGTGACGGCGGAGCCCTGTTCTACGTCGTCGGGCGAACGCCGCTGCATTTGCGGATGTGTGCTCACGACCTGTTCGACGGCGAAGTGTGGGTGCATGAAGAAGGCAATGCCGGTCATTTTTCCATTGAAGTCGTTGATGGCAAACCGTGGGCCGTTCCCCCGTTGCCGCCGCCCAATTTGGCGGTCTTCGGTGGAGTCGAAGGGCACACGCTTAAGATCATCGATCTCGATTCCGCAGTGATTCCGGCGCCCGGAAACCTGCGCGGCGTCCACATTGATCAGGTCAATCGGGGCGATTTCTTTGAAATCGTTCACGCCGACATTCCCGCGATGGATCGAGAGGTGCTGCCACCGCTAACGACGATTAACATCGTGAGCGAACTGATCGACAGTTCTAAAGTCGTCGGGCAGTGGAATCGGTCCACCAGTGCGGGTCCTTCCTATCAACAATGGCCCGATCATCCGGACTGGGATCGGATTAAGAAGCTCGCCGGCGAATGTGCCGGAGACGCCGCGTTCGGTGTCGAACAGGTCAAAGCGGTGACGGACTTCTTCAAAGCCAACTATCGCTTTGAGCGGGGCGTCGGGACCGATAAGAATTTCGCCGACCCGGTGCATGACCACAACGACCATTCGCATGCCGGTCACGAACATGCCCATCACGACCATGATCATCAGGGACATCAACACACGGACGAACCGCTGCCGGTGAGTTGCTTCCTGTTCGAAACAAAAGTTGGCGACGACTACCACTTCGCCACGGCGACGGCCTTAATGCTGCGGTCGCTCGGGTATTCCACGCGGCTGGTGCAGGGCTTTTATGCCGATCCGGCCGACTATGATCCGAAAGCGCGGAATACGCCAATCCGCACGGATGACGTCCACACGTGGGTCGAGGTCTATCTCGGCACCGGCATCTGGATGACCGTTGAGCCGACCCCCGGCTACGAAATACTCGGTCCGCCGCCGACGCTGTTTGATCATGCTAAAGAGGCGGCGGTGACGGCTGCGATTTTTGTCGGATCGCACCCGTGGCCGTTCGCGTCCGGTTTGATCGTGCTGATATTGCTCTGGGTTTACCGTTTGGACCTGGTCGACGCCGCCGATAGTGCCGCGTTTCGGCTTCGATTCCGACACAACGACCGGCAACGACTGCTTGCCGCTGCAAATCTTTTGGAGCGTCGAGCGGTTCGTGCCGGCCTGACAAGGCCGCCGGGCATGACACTCCGCATGTGGTTAAGAAGCATTTTTGAAGCCGAGACCCGCGAACAGGCCGATCGGCTCACGGCATTTTTAATCGCAAGAGATCGAGCAGCTTTCGGGTCGATTAATGACGCTCGCCTTCCGTTGGGCGAGTTGAATTCACTGCTCGGGGAGATGTCTCTGAGCCAACTCAGACGAACGCGTCGGCATCGGTCCCGGAACGCAACCGAAAAGATGGACGTCAATAACCTAATGGAATTAAGCGGCGGTTTGCGGCCTGCGTGA
- a CDS encoding permease, translated as MTLVVGAARTIVEGSATILAGIVTAAYLRTLATPEKVAVIFRGEGPQGLLRATLVGMALPVCAIGVLPVLRELRRLGLPTSKLLTFGLAAPLLNPITLVYGLSVLSFSNFLLVVAATVVVSITVCDVSSRFAVDPQPTSEPLPRGLTGGTRLWNLFIASGRIATGWTATDFAIVVLVSAVTASFLPPGLFEELCSRSNRLGPIEATALALPQYVSPATGVMQLSSLSKVNLSIPTGLAVYVFGVGFSAGTIVWLVKWFGPRRVTALGLATILVAVAASYGSQSLLPVPVAQEEETHGLDALTRPHHASFGSLGHAVSYGLSYTDPMMRGGAVLLALLLTSGVVFRLLKVRFRDDDPEKVATDTDSRMSRAVPASQIGAVAVCGMALFVCLVSYIYFPGPKESMEEMRTLQADAIVAIRTGKTGWALEQLAAWDQTAAKLPVGAAIRFSFPTAEQRSATRALRTQLLWMQDRVRDGDMIAATQQSGDLMNLQLAAQRAYLRERP; from the coding sequence GTGACCCTGGTCGTCGGGGCTGCGCGAACGATTGTGGAAGGCTCGGCGACGATCCTCGCGGGGATCGTGACCGCGGCCTATCTGCGCACGCTCGCAACTCCAGAGAAGGTAGCCGTCATCTTCCGCGGTGAGGGGCCGCAGGGACTGCTGCGGGCGACGCTCGTGGGTATGGCGCTGCCGGTCTGTGCCATCGGGGTCCTGCCGGTGCTGCGCGAGTTGCGTCGGCTGGGGCTACCGACTTCGAAGCTGCTCACATTCGGACTCGCCGCGCCGCTACTGAATCCGATCACGCTGGTCTATGGGCTCAGTGTCCTCTCCTTCTCGAACTTCCTGCTGGTGGTGGCAGCGACCGTGGTCGTTTCAATCACGGTTTGCGACGTCTCCTCCCGATTCGCCGTTGATCCCCAGCCGACTTCGGAGCCACTGCCCCGGGGACTGACGGGAGGAACACGATTATGGAACCTGTTCATCGCGTCCGGTCGAATCGCGACCGGGTGGACCGCGACCGACTTCGCCATTGTCGTTCTGGTCTCGGCGGTGACGGCCTCATTCCTGCCGCCGGGGTTGTTTGAAGAGTTGTGCTCTCGTTCCAATCGGCTCGGACCGATCGAGGCGACGGCACTGGCGTTGCCTCAATACGTCAGTCCGGCGACCGGGGTGATGCAGCTCTCTTCGCTGTCGAAAGTCAATCTTTCGATCCCCACGGGACTCGCCGTCTATGTCTTCGGCGTCGGCTTCAGCGCGGGAACCATCGTCTGGCTCGTGAAATGGTTCGGACCGCGTCGGGTTACGGCGCTCGGGTTGGCGACGATCTTAGTCGCGGTCGCGGCTTCCTACGGTTCGCAGAGCCTCCTCCCGGTCCCCGTGGCACAGGAGGAAGAGACGCACGGGCTCGACGCGCTGACCCGCCCCCATCATGCCAGTTTCGGCAGCCTCGGCCACGCCGTTTCCTATGGTCTCTCTTACACCGATCCGATGATGCGGGGCGGTGCGGTGTTGCTCGCATTGCTACTCACGTCCGGAGTCGTCTTTCGATTGCTGAAGGTCCGCTTCCGCGACGATGACCCGGAGAAGGTCGCCACCGACACAGATAGCCGAATGAGCCGCGCAGTCCCCGCGTCTCAAATCGGGGCCGTCGCCGTCTGTGGGATGGCCCTCTTCGTGTGTCTGGTCAGTTACATCTATTTCCCCGGCCCGAAGGAATCGATGGAAGAGATGAGGACGCTGCAGGCCGACGCGATCGTCGCAATAAGGACGGGGAAGACGGGCTGGGCGCTGGAGCAACTTGCGGCTTGGGATCAGACGGCGGCGAAGCTCCCGGTCGGAGCGGCTATCCGTTTTTCCTTTCCGACGGCGGAACAGAGATCCGCGACCCGGGCCCTGCGAACCCAGCTCTTATGGATGCAAGATCGCGTCCGCGACGGCGACATGATCGCCGCGACTCAACAATCGGGTGACTTGATGAATCTCCAACTTGCTGCCCAGCGCGCCTACCTGCGAGAGCGACCGTGA
- a CDS encoding heavy metal translocating P-type ATPase, protein MSSMTAPVADRIQRDLDAGMTVGERLRLGLRIGTALAAGVLLIAAYAIGWAFPAEQGPIAESLKALAAILVLLPILREAARGVLTGATDAYSSQLVAIASLAALAVGDFATAALIPIILSVAFFLEERSVLGAQAAIEGLKSLQARKARRLDSRGLEHEVETDVLLPGDTVVVRPGETIPADGTVARGHSAIDQSTITGESTPEDVAPGSTVFAGTINHNGLLHITVATAGGSSTLGKVLELLKDAEQSKTAMLRLIEQYAKYFVLGVLLIAGITLFLSRDLSRAIAVLVVGCPGPFILAGPAAMVAALASASRKGILIKNAKFLEALTEVDSVIFDKTGTVTLGQLEVASLMPHEGTDEELLRAATVCAEASQHPVSRAIINYANQLERSDHLESTSAEELAGRGVIAKTDQGRFVLGRRVWVEQSGFDLPVEPDHAGPIVWVAVETAKEKRCLGCVLLADHARTDAKEVIEDLHRIGIERATLLTGDRRQVADQIASELGVDNVVSEVLPGHKLDVVRAEREAGYRVMVVGDGVNDAPALAGGDVGIAMGAAGAEIALRSADVVLMTERLDRLPFAVGLARRTRTTIHRNVIVGAGLTIVMLGLASAGYISPIAGAVLQNVGELYVIINSAALLKDRAG, encoded by the coding sequence ATGAGCAGCATGACCGCGCCGGTTGCCGATCGGATTCAACGCGACCTTGATGCCGGGATGACGGTTGGGGAGCGTCTGCGTCTGGGCCTGCGTATTGGGACGGCGTTGGCCGCGGGGGTGCTGCTGATTGCCGCCTACGCGATCGGATGGGCCTTTCCCGCAGAGCAGGGCCCCATCGCTGAGAGTTTGAAGGCACTGGCCGCGATTCTCGTTTTGCTTCCGATCCTGCGGGAAGCGGCTCGCGGCGTGTTGACCGGTGCGACCGATGCCTACAGTTCCCAACTCGTCGCGATCGCGTCGCTCGCCGCCCTCGCCGTAGGTGATTTTGCCACGGCTGCGCTGATTCCGATCATCCTTAGCGTGGCGTTTTTTCTCGAAGAACGCAGTGTGCTCGGAGCGCAGGCGGCGATTGAAGGTCTTAAGTCGCTGCAGGCCAGAAAGGCCCGACGCCTTGATTCCCGCGGCCTCGAACACGAGGTCGAGACCGATGTCCTGCTCCCCGGCGATACGGTCGTCGTCCGCCCCGGCGAGACGATTCCGGCTGACGGCACGGTGGCGAGGGGGCATTCCGCAATCGATCAATCGACGATCACGGGTGAGTCGACGCCGGAGGATGTGGCCCCCGGCTCGACAGTCTTCGCCGGAACAATTAATCATAACGGGCTGCTGCACATCACGGTGGCGACCGCGGGTGGCTCGTCGACGTTGGGAAAGGTACTGGAACTCTTAAAAGATGCCGAGCAGTCCAAGACGGCGATGCTGCGATTAATTGAGCAATATGCGAAGTACTTTGTGCTCGGTGTGCTGTTGATCGCCGGAATTACGCTTTTCCTCAGCCGCGACCTGTCTCGGGCGATCGCCGTGCTCGTGGTCGGTTGCCCGGGACCGTTTATTCTTGCCGGCCCCGCCGCGATGGTCGCAGCACTCGCTTCGGCTTCACGAAAAGGAATATTAATTAAGAATGCGAAGTTCCTTGAAGCGTTGACGGAAGTTGACTCGGTGATCTTCGACAAAACCGGAACCGTCACACTCGGCCAATTGGAAGTCGCGTCACTGATGCCTCATGAGGGCACGGATGAGGAACTGCTGCGGGCGGCGACCGTTTGTGCCGAGGCATCGCAGCACCCGGTCTCGCGAGCGATCATTAATTATGCGAATCAGTTGGAACGATCGGACCACCTCGAATCGACATCGGCAGAAGAACTCGCGGGTCGGGGCGTTATCGCGAAAACGGATCAGGGACGTTTCGTATTGGGCCGTCGCGTTTGGGTTGAACAATCGGGCTTTGATCTGCCCGTCGAACCCGACCACGCCGGGCCGATCGTGTGGGTCGCAGTGGAGACCGCAAAAGAGAAACGTTGCCTCGGCTGCGTACTCTTGGCTGATCATGCGCGGACCGATGCGAAAGAGGTCATCGAGGATCTGCACCGAATCGGCATCGAACGGGCAACCTTATTAACCGGGGACCGTCGACAGGTTGCTGACCAAATCGCATCGGAACTTGGCGTCGACAATGTCGTGTCGGAAGTGTTGCCGGGACATAAACTCGATGTGGTTCGAGCCGAACGTGAGGCGGGCTATCGCGTGATGGTCGTCGGCGACGGCGTCAACGATGCCCCGGCGCTGGCGGGCGGAGACGTCGGCATCGCCATGGGAGCCGCCGGGGCGGAAATCGCGCTTCGCAGCGCCGACGTGGTCTTAATGACCGAGCGCCTCGATCGACTACCATTCGCAGTCGGGCTTGCCAGACGCACCCGAACGACCATTCATCGCAATGTGATCGTGGGAGCGGGCCTGACGATCGTGATGCTCGGCCTCGCCTCGGCGGGCTATATTTCCCCGATCGCCGGCGCCGTCCTGCAAAACGTCGGCGAGCTCTATGTGATTATTAATAGCGCTGCCCTTCTAAAAGATCGTGCCGGCTGA
- the hflK gene encoding protease modulator HflK produces MSDTFHPEEQPPSDGEFVPPPVPPKQRTTERFSMIEGAASGLRMVSWLAVGLFVLFWCSGITTIQPGEVGLLLRCGKLVGATPSEQIRQPGLLLALPYPIDEVIRVPVKQEREISVAALRSRRIDLDGVKTGVGLNGYALSGDQNILQADLTLKYRIRDPIAYRLGNDDPERILRDIATGAAAETIAAWNVDDALRLQRESDVGPQKLAFVVRDSAQQLADTTRLGVEITAVEFREIQPPEAVADAFQSVQSERIAIETKKRESEGFAARTVPAAEAESNSMIQEANRLATDLRTRAEEEVELFDRLHDEYRRNPELVWNRLHLETIEGLMRDGSQFRFVDPGTRLILTPRGHRHTQETASPPDKTTPAAGGEL; encoded by the coding sequence ATGAGTGACACATTCCACCCGGAAGAGCAACCGCCGAGCGATGGCGAATTCGTTCCGCCCCCCGTGCCGCCCAAGCAGCGGACGACCGAACGCTTCTCCATGATCGAGGGCGCGGCGTCCGGCCTGCGGATGGTCAGTTGGCTCGCCGTCGGTCTGTTCGTCCTGTTTTGGTGCTCGGGCATAACGACGATTCAGCCGGGTGAAGTCGGGCTGCTGTTGCGCTGCGGGAAGCTCGTCGGAGCGACGCCGTCCGAGCAGATTCGCCAACCGGGCCTCCTGCTCGCGTTGCCTTACCCGATCGACGAAGTCATTCGTGTCCCCGTCAAACAGGAGCGGGAGATTTCGGTCGCCGCGTTACGGTCGCGACGGATCGATCTCGATGGCGTTAAAACCGGCGTGGGGCTTAACGGCTATGCCCTCTCTGGCGACCAGAACATTCTGCAGGCCGACCTGACTTTGAAGTATCGCATCCGCGACCCGATCGCCTATCGGCTTGGCAACGACGACCCGGAGCGCATCCTACGCGACATTGCGACGGGGGCGGCGGCCGAGACGATCGCTGCATGGAACGTCGACGACGCTCTCCGGCTTCAACGGGAATCGGACGTCGGTCCGCAGAAGCTCGCCTTCGTCGTACGTGACTCCGCTCAGCAACTGGCCGATACCACCCGGCTGGGGGTCGAGATCACCGCTGTGGAGTTTCGTGAGATTCAGCCACCCGAGGCCGTCGCGGATGCCTTCCAGTCGGTGCAAAGCGAACGGATCGCCATCGAAACGAAGAAACGGGAATCCGAGGGCTTCGCCGCCCGCACCGTTCCCGCCGCGGAGGCGGAGAGCAACTCGATGATTCAGGAAGCCAACCGGCTCGCGACCGACCTGCGAACGCGAGCCGAGGAAGAGGTCGAGTTGTTCGACCGCCTGCACGACGAATACCGGCGGAATCCCGAATTGGTTTGGAACCGCCTGCATCTCGAAACGATTGAAGGCCTGATGCGTGACGGCAGCCAATTCCGGTTCGTCGACCCGGGAACGCGGCTGATCCTCACACCAAGAGGGCACCGCCACACGCAGGAGACCGCTTCACCACCCGATAAGACGACACCGGCCGCCGGAGGTGAATTATGA
- a CDS encoding AAA family ATPase yields MTSTAVAEPVQHATHESDFAKLDELRRRLNETLRGKAEVVENVLVCLLARGHLLLEDKPGLGKTTLAKALADGVGGQFARVQCTPDLLPSDVTGFNIFNQKSHEFEFREGPVFADVLLADEINRATPRTQSALLEAMAERQVTYDGIRYSLSPQFFVIATQNPIDQHGTYPLPEAQLDRFAMKLSIGYPDRSHELHMLGAAIGDVSKADEQGLAPVFSEQELAQMQREVAAVTVAESVRDYIVRLGEATRSHRLIELGLSPRGLLTLQRAAQAKAFLDHREFVTPDDIQEVARPVLSVRLGVEGDEPTSIIKEILEKVSVPTE; encoded by the coding sequence ATGACTTCAACCGCAGTCGCGGAGCCCGTTCAACACGCGACACATGAATCCGATTTCGCCAAGCTCGACGAGCTGCGACGGCGGCTCAACGAGACCCTTCGCGGTAAAGCGGAGGTCGTCGAAAACGTCCTCGTCTGCCTGCTCGCTCGCGGGCACCTGTTACTCGAGGACAAGCCCGGTCTTGGCAAGACGACGCTCGCGAAGGCACTCGCCGACGGGGTCGGGGGCCAATTCGCCCGCGTGCAATGTACTCCCGATCTGCTCCCCAGTGACGTGACCGGTTTTAATATCTTCAATCAAAAATCACATGAGTTTGAATTCCGTGAAGGGCCGGTCTTCGCCGACGTGCTGCTGGCCGATGAAATTAATCGGGCAACGCCACGAACGCAGTCGGCTCTACTCGAAGCGATGGCCGAACGACAGGTCACCTATGACGGCATCCGCTATTCGCTGTCGCCGCAGTTCTTCGTGATTGCGACACAAAACCCGATCGACCAGCACGGCACGTATCCTCTGCCGGAGGCGCAGCTCGACCGCTTCGCGATGAAGCTCTCGATCGGCTACCCCGACCGCAGCCATGAACTTCACATGCTCGGCGCGGCGATCGGTGATGTTAGCAAGGCGGATGAGCAGGGGCTCGCCCCTGTCTTCAGCGAACAGGAATTGGCCCAGATGCAGCGCGAGGTGGCCGCAGTAACGGTCGCCGAATCGGTCCGCGACTATATCGTCCGCCTGGGCGAAGCGACGCGTTCCCACCGGCTGATCGAATTGGGGCTCAGTCCCCGGGGCCTACTCACTTTGCAGCGGGCGGCACAAGCGAAGGCGTTTCTCGACCATCGCGAATTCGTGACGCCTGACGATATCCAAGAAGTGGCCCGGCCGGTCTTGTCGGTCCGATTGGGAGTAGAGGGGGACGAGCCGACATCGATTATTAAAGAAATTCTCGAGAAGGTCTCCGTCCCCACCGAGTAG
- the hflK gene encoding protease modulator HflK yields MSDTPDRSPDTKSSSGSAEPMLRSALWCVGIAAVTAFAYAFQIESGLFRAAGLELCLCATAIWAALDAAKSRRRLDADDSANALAKKRETSAVHHLFVAAPTVAVLVFSVLSLLSQLVEIPRAQSQQQVIGGAIAAVLAASLWTVFARSLRQAERNVFPELFAVRDALSEARLAALVSGGALLIATVYRPAESWAAWAISIWTLAVGTEQLLRVLAGWFRPITRDEPLVAPVHSLLREVFLSTTNPVGALFDIAESRFGLSLRSSWTIRFFRRSILPISIGCVLIVWLATCFVVIEPHQAGLRERFGVAERTKLEPGLHTKLPWPFGTIRRYPAGVVQTMQVGFEEAIDESLVSLDQERLLLWTKPHAQEFSLVLGSETELVAINAIIYFQIAEDVEGFLKHAFATSNPQSALEAFAYRVLMEETRSATLDEILSRGRDDFAETIRRRLSEYSAANDLGLEIVDVALINLHPPVQVATNYLDVVNAELDSSRVVTTAKGEASKQVLDAETESGLRVATAKVDAAKRVSEAGRESAEFLAVGEAYAAAPETYRLRLWFEAFERVLFGRRLFVIDAALPNVIFDERADGANTSLPNAAISTTP; encoded by the coding sequence GTGAGCGATACCCCGGACCGATCGCCCGACACGAAATCCAGCTCAGGGTCGGCCGAGCCGATGCTGCGAAGCGCGTTGTGGTGCGTCGGGATCGCCGCCGTCACTGCGTTCGCCTATGCCTTTCAGATCGAGTCGGGATTGTTCCGCGCCGCAGGCTTGGAGTTATGTCTTTGCGCCACGGCGATTTGGGCGGCGCTCGATGCCGCAAAGTCCCGCCGTCGGCTCGATGCGGACGACTCAGCCAACGCGCTGGCCAAGAAGCGGGAAACGAGTGCGGTTCATCATTTGTTCGTCGCCGCACCGACTGTGGCAGTGCTGGTGTTCTCAGTCCTTTCTCTCCTGTCGCAACTGGTCGAGATCCCGCGCGCCCAGTCCCAACAGCAGGTGATCGGCGGCGCGATCGCCGCGGTACTGGCAGCCAGTCTCTGGACGGTCTTTGCCCGGTCCCTGCGGCAGGCGGAGCGAAATGTATTTCCTGAACTTTTTGCCGTCCGCGATGCCTTGTCGGAGGCCCGGCTGGCGGCCCTCGTATCGGGCGGCGCGTTGCTCATTGCCACCGTTTATCGCCCCGCCGAGAGCTGGGCGGCATGGGCGATCAGCATTTGGACGCTTGCGGTGGGAACCGAGCAATTGCTTCGAGTTCTCGCCGGCTGGTTCCGCCCGATCACCCGCGACGAGCCGCTCGTCGCACCGGTCCACTCGCTGCTTCGGGAGGTGTTCCTCTCAACGACGAATCCCGTCGGAGCGTTGTTCGACATCGCCGAATCGCGGTTCGGTTTAAGCCTGCGGTCGTCTTGGACGATCCGCTTCTTCCGCCGGTCGATCCTGCCGATCTCAATCGGTTGTGTGCTGATCGTCTGGCTGGCGACCTGTTTCGTGGTCATCGAGCCGCACCAGGCCGGGCTGCGGGAACGCTTCGGTGTCGCCGAACGGACCAAGCTCGAACCGGGACTGCACACAAAGCTGCCGTGGCCGTTCGGGACGATCCGCCGCTATCCGGCGGGTGTGGTCCAGACGATGCAGGTCGGCTTCGAGGAAGCGATCGACGAAAGCCTCGTCTCGCTCGACCAGGAACGCTTACTCCTATGGACGAAACCGCACGCGCAGGAATTTTCATTAGTCCTCGGCTCGGAGACCGAACTGGTCGCCATCAACGCGATCATTTATTTCCAAATTGCCGAGGATGTTGAGGGATTCCTCAAGCACGCATTTGCGACTTCGAATCCGCAGTCGGCACTGGAGGCGTTCGCCTATCGCGTCTTAATGGAGGAGACACGTTCGGCGACGCTCGACGAAATTTTATCGCGTGGGCGGGACGACTTTGCCGAAACGATTCGCCGGCGTTTGAGTGAGTATTCCGCCGCGAATGACCTCGGGCTTGAGATCGTGGATGTCGCGCTCATTAACCTGCACCCTCCTGTGCAGGTGGCGACGAATTATCTCGACGTCGTCAATGCCGAACTCGACAGCTCACGCGTTGTGACGACCGCCAAAGGAGAAGCTTCGAAGCAGGTACTCGACGCCGAGACAGAAAGCGGTTTGCGCGTGGCGACGGCGAAGGTCGACGCAGCCAAACGTGTCTCTGAGGCAGGGCGGGAGTCGGCCGAGTTTCTCGCAGTCGGCGAAGCCTACGCCGCCGCTCCGGAAACGTATCGGCTGAGGCTCTGGTTCGAAGCGTTCGAACGTGTGCTCTTCGGTCGTCGGCTGTTCGTGATCGATGCAGCATTACCCAACGTGATCTTTGACGAACGGGCCGACGGGGCGAACACTTCACTTCCGAATGCGGCGATCTCGACGACACCTTAA